The proteins below come from a single Accipiter gentilis chromosome W, bAccGen1.1, whole genome shotgun sequence genomic window:
- the ECH1 gene encoding LOW QUALITY PROTEIN: delta(3,5)-Delta(2,4)-dienoyl-CoA isomerase, mitochondrial (The sequence of the model RefSeq protein was modified relative to this genomic sequence to represent the inferred CDS: substituted 3 bases at 3 genomic stop codons) yields MLVEAAEQCLPGHSFEMLWVMLEQDCVLHVELHHPEKRITVNMAFWREMVECFQDVGQDSSCHAIVISGAGKCFTAGIDLMRMGSEFMMVEGEDRARKAWNLCRKICEYQETFLVLEKASDPVIAAVRGTCVGAGVDLISACDTWXRXVGGDPREVDIRLVVDVGTLXHLPKIRGSQSLVNELAFTAHKMMAPEAQSSSLVSWVFADKEMLLQGALEVATAIAAQSPVAVQGTKVNLLCSWDHPVPKSLCYVVSSPLPSYRDPWPQKVTLPPSSSLFPLSDCDDFPVSVLLPSLCPSLSLSVVV; encoded by the exons ATGTTGGTGGAGGCGGCAGAGCAGTGCTTGCCCGGCCACAGCTTTGAGATGCTGTGGGTGATGTTGGAGCAGGACTGTGTCCTGCATGTGGAGCTCCACCACCCTGAGAAGAGGATCACTGTGAACATGGCATTCTGGAG GGAGATGGTAGAGTGCTTCCAGGACGTTGGCCAGGACTCGTCCTGTCACGCTATTGTCATCTCAGGTGCTGGGAAGTGTTTCACGGCTG GGATTGACCTGATGAGGATGGGCAGCGAGTTCATGATGGTGGAGGGTGAGGACAGGGCCAGGAAGGCCTGGAACCTGTGCCGGAAGATCTGCGAGTACCAGGAGACCTTCTTGGTGCTGGAGaagg CCAGTGATCCAGTGATCGCAGCCGTGCGTGGCACCTGTGTCGGTGCag GTGTTGATCTCATCTCTGCCTGTGACACCTGGTGAAGATAGGTGGGTGGGGACCCTAGG GAGGTGGACATCAGGCTGGTGGTTGATGTGGGCACTCTCTAACATCTCCCAAAGATCAGGGGGAGCCAGAG TCTTGTCAACGAACTGGCCTTCACCGCCCACAAGATGATGGCCCCTGAAGCGCAGAGCTCCAGCTTGGTGAG CTGGGTGTTTGCTGAtaaggagatgctgctgcagggagccTTGGAAGTGGCCACCGCCATTGCAGCCCAGAGCCCTGTGGCAGTGCAGGGCACCAAGGTGAACCTGCTCTGCTCATGGGACCACCCTGTCCCCAAGAGCCTCTGTTATGTGGTGAGCAGTCCCCTCCCCTCCTACCGAGACCCCTGGCCTCAAAAGGTGACACTCCCTCCCTCATCGTCCCTGTTCCCCCTCTCTGACTGTGATGACTTCCCTGTCTCCGTGCTGTTGCCATCCCTGTGCCCATCTTTGTCcctgagtgttgtggtttaa